Proteins found in one Corynebacterium canis genomic segment:
- a CDS encoding TrlF family AAA-like ATPase yields the protein MANALDKGAVWRKWDLHVHAPDTRLENRYEKTETGEVDWDRFCKIIHESDVFAVGITDYFSLNSFFTFKEKYTKIYPNDNGRVFFPNLELRLEQAVHKKGAAVNIHLILPPHIERSDADRLLHQLKLQNRKPSQASRCYTCADTSEWSAEELKGAVTTLDSIHEAIKNSFDGADSLNLENYALIVVSGRDDGLSPGETKLSRRKIETIDRIDSGVHAVFSRGKDAEYWLRTDRIDSEEGSIPHPTFGGCDAHDFESLEKMLGKTGQDESRHWETTWIKADLSWEGLLQTLAEPDTRVRIDELCPDRKDSYRVIKAVEFKDENVFPKRLVFNENLNAIIGSRSSGKSSLLSHIAHAVDDKEVESQQKAAGIEIGPAAGYKWTDIPSDYCKVEWCGGSEEGRVIYVPQNFLNKLSGEPANVTKYILPSVEKNNSLLHGEFERTRSQIAEINGDIEHLVTTWFDAMTLLKSIEKQKSLLGGKNEIENQIRVLDLQIRELREHTNLSEVDAEMYRTVKDRIDSLDQKINSSNAEKAWVEGLTEGITASGRLKLKDGMFIVSPNSRCLDLDFSPSLQKRFEGLMQRLQSEVNEIVVTFLEEVSQQANERIENNTDEVENLNSENNELFRRFENNSSIVKLESDRDNQIKILTTRENEEKKFHKIKVNLCETIKSIETKLEARSRIEDGFVERFNEEVKGYENLNFGVEAGYDADSLDQLRDKFHLSAKNRYIQKENGSILAIEEVHTDVERFLRELEAGVLKIKQAEKPRVVAQAVLTESRDLRFWASLDGDKIGGFEASTMTPGKQSLFALTLILSDAGEEWPLLIDQPEDDLDSRSIYFEIVKFLKKQKTRRQILMVTHNANLVVGADAECVIVANRHGDDRKNIDNRTFDYYSGALENSSSTQDAEFELERQGIREHVVELLDGGSEAFKKRRDKYKL from the coding sequence ATGGCAAATGCGCTTGACAAGGGGGCCGTGTGGAGAAAATGGGATCTACACGTTCATGCCCCTGATACAAGACTCGAAAACCGCTATGAAAAAACCGAAACCGGTGAAGTTGATTGGGATCGATTTTGTAAAATAATCCATGAATCTGACGTATTTGCAGTTGGCATTACGGACTACTTTTCTCTCAACTCCTTTTTTACATTCAAGGAAAAGTACACTAAAATATATCCAAACGATAATGGTCGAGTTTTCTTTCCAAATCTTGAATTACGTCTTGAGCAGGCTGTTCACAAAAAAGGAGCTGCGGTGAATATTCACCTCATTCTACCTCCTCACATCGAACGATCCGACGCTGATCGATTGCTGCACCAACTAAAGCTGCAGAATAGGAAACCCTCACAAGCCTCCAGGTGCTACACTTGCGCTGACACTTCGGAGTGGTCTGCTGAAGAGCTGAAGGGTGCAGTGACGACCCTGGACAGTATTCATGAAGCAATTAAGAATTCTTTCGATGGCGCGGATTCTCTCAATCTTGAAAACTATGCACTAATCGTTGTGTCCGGCCGTGACGATGGTCTTTCTCCGGGGGAGACGAAATTGAGTCGTCGTAAAATTGAAACGATTGACAGAATTGATTCTGGCGTGCATGCTGTTTTCTCCCGTGGAAAAGACGCGGAATACTGGTTAAGGACGGATCGTATCGATTCTGAAGAGGGAAGTATCCCGCACCCGACATTCGGCGGATGTGACGCGCATGACTTTGAAAGTCTCGAAAAAATGCTTGGAAAGACGGGTCAAGATGAGTCGCGACATTGGGAGACAACTTGGATCAAGGCAGATTTGAGCTGGGAAGGTTTACTTCAAACCTTAGCGGAGCCTGACACCCGTGTCAGGATTGATGAGCTGTGTCCAGACCGCAAAGATTCATATCGTGTAATCAAAGCTGTTGAGTTTAAAGACGAAAACGTTTTTCCAAAACGTCTAGTCTTTAATGAAAATCTAAACGCGATAATCGGCAGCAGGTCATCGGGCAAGTCGTCGCTTCTTTCGCATATAGCGCATGCCGTTGATGATAAAGAGGTTGAGAGTCAGCAGAAGGCTGCGGGCATAGAAATAGGTCCAGCGGCTGGTTATAAGTGGACGGACATTCCTTCAGATTATTGCAAGGTAGAATGGTGTGGCGGAAGCGAGGAGGGTCGTGTTATATATGTGCCTCAAAACTTCCTAAATAAACTGAGTGGCGAGCCAGCTAATGTTACTAAATATATCCTTCCGTCCGTCGAGAAAAACAATTCCTTGCTACATGGGGAGTTTGAAAGAACTCGGTCTCAAATTGCTGAAATCAATGGTGATATAGAACACTTAGTTACTACTTGGTTCGACGCCATGACGCTGCTGAAATCGATAGAGAAGCAGAAGAGTCTACTCGGTGGCAAAAACGAAATTGAAAATCAGATTCGTGTGCTTGATTTGCAGATTCGTGAGCTTAGAGAACACACTAATCTTTCTGAAGTTGATGCCGAAATGTATCGGACGGTGAAGGATCGCATTGATTCTTTAGATCAAAAGATCAATTCATCTAACGCCGAAAAGGCTTGGGTGGAAGGATTAACGGAAGGTATTACAGCTTCAGGCCGGTTAAAGCTGAAGGATGGAATGTTCATTGTGTCGCCGAATTCGAGGTGCTTAGATCTAGATTTTTCGCCTTCGCTGCAGAAAAGGTTTGAAGGTTTGATGCAAAGGCTGCAGTCTGAGGTTAACGAAATAGTTGTCACTTTTCTTGAAGAAGTATCGCAACAGGCGAATGAAAGAATTGAGAACAACACCGACGAAGTAGAGAACTTGAATTCTGAGAACAACGAGTTGTTTCGAAGATTTGAAAATAACTCATCGATTGTAAAGCTTGAAAGTGATCGCGATAACCAAATCAAGATACTCACAACAAGGGAGAATGAGGAGAAAAAGTTCCACAAAATAAAAGTTAATCTTTGTGAAACAATTAAATCGATAGAAACCAAGCTGGAAGCGCGAAGTAGGATTGAGGATGGTTTTGTCGAGAGGTTTAACGAGGAGGTTAAGGGGTATGAGAACTTAAACTTTGGCGTAGAAGCAGGCTATGACGCTGATTCCCTTGATCAACTCAGGGATAAATTCCACCTTTCTGCAAAGAATCGATATATTCAGAAGGAAAATGGGAGTATACTCGCTATCGAGGAAGTCCACACCGATGTCGAAAGATTCCTTAGGGAGCTTGAGGCGGGTGTACTAAAAATTAAACAAGCTGAGAAGCCACGAGTGGTAGCTCAAGCTGTTTTAACTGAGAGTAGGGATCTTCGTTTTTGGGCTTCGCTTGATGGCGATAAGATCGGCGGGTTTGAAGCGTCAACAATGACGCCGGGTAAACAGTCTTTGTTTGCGCTTACCTTGATTCTTAGTGATGCGGGAGAGGAGTGGCCCCTGTTGATCGATCAGCCAGAGGATGACCTTGACAGCCGCTCAATATATTTTGAGATCGTTAAGTTCTTGAAGAAGCAGAAAACGCGGCGCCAGATTCTTATGGTAACTCATAATGCAAATTTGGTGGTTGGTGCAGATGCAGAGTGTGTGATTGTGGCTAATCGTCACGGTGATGATCGAAAAAACATTGACAATCGGACTTTTGATTATTATTCTGGTGCATTGGAAAATTCGTCAAGTACTCAAGACGCTGAATTTGAACTCGAACGGCAAGGTATTCGTGAACATGTTGTTGAATTGCTTGACGGTGGTAGCGAGGCGTTCAAAAAAAGGAGGGACAAGTACAAGTTATGA
- a CDS encoding ABC-F family ATP-binding cassette domain-containing protein gives MPAIVLENVSFSYGSQTILDKISIHVGNGERAFLVGPNGIGKSTLLKVIAGDLSPDSGRIASGVSHSCVPDPESFGGTVGEFLDAALASFKSLNARFEQLTATLAAGEAGIESEYDQVLTQMGTLDVWSLDARVKATLNGLGLAELAESNDERNLSSLSPGQRARLKLAVLLVVRPEVLILDEPTNHLDAQAIDFLTQTIKNWEGPVLATSHDRAFIEDTATAIYDMDITVWAELARAEGQEITGVYRNTGNYTDYLAAKAAAQEQHRQLHAMQQEQKRQIREHRHESMKIAQGGVRVETAAGIEKKFFTDRAAATSVKRTRNDDVRLKRLEQHEVRKPRDYQLKFPTQEPSLGTGLAVTARQATVYGRLKPVSFDLDQGEHLLLTGKNGAGKSTLLKWIAAGAPPDHTNSDGTIARTEPIGFVPQRLPAESDPGFDSGFWSDGIGAQGKGILHPSLWATPISQLSAGNQRRAQLAVALSSHPALLVLDEPTNYLDLDTMHALEEALRNWPGTLIVASHDRWLIKHWHGRHLRLATWSTPDTAESHRA, from the coding sequence ATGCCCGCAATTGTGCTCGAAAATGTTTCGTTTTCATACGGCTCCCAAACAATCCTTGACAAAATCAGTATTCACGTTGGAAACGGCGAACGCGCCTTCCTTGTCGGCCCGAACGGAATTGGCAAATCCACGCTATTAAAGGTTATTGCTGGCGACTTGTCACCTGATTCGGGGCGGATCGCCTCCGGCGTGTCTCATTCGTGCGTCCCTGATCCAGAATCGTTCGGCGGTACTGTAGGCGAATTCCTTGATGCAGCGCTAGCGTCGTTCAAGAGTCTCAATGCCCGGTTCGAGCAGCTTACCGCAACCCTGGCGGCCGGTGAGGCAGGAATCGAATCTGAGTACGACCAGGTGCTTACTCAAATGGGAACGCTAGATGTGTGGTCCTTGGACGCTCGTGTGAAAGCAACGCTGAACGGGCTCGGTCTAGCGGAACTCGCTGAATCGAACGATGAGCGGAACCTTAGCAGCCTATCGCCTGGGCAACGCGCGAGGCTGAAATTGGCCGTATTGCTTGTTGTGCGCCCTGAGGTGCTGATTCTTGATGAGCCAACGAACCACCTAGATGCCCAGGCCATCGACTTTCTGACCCAGACAATCAAAAACTGGGAAGGGCCGGTGCTCGCCACGAGCCACGACCGGGCCTTTATCGAAGACACCGCGACCGCAATCTACGATATGGACATCACAGTCTGGGCGGAATTGGCGCGAGCTGAAGGCCAAGAGATCACGGGCGTATACAGAAATACCGGGAACTACACTGACTACTTAGCCGCTAAGGCAGCAGCTCAAGAACAACACCGGCAGCTACATGCCATGCAGCAGGAACAAAAACGCCAGATACGTGAGCATCGGCACGAGAGCATGAAAATTGCACAGGGCGGGGTTCGCGTAGAAACAGCGGCGGGCATAGAGAAAAAATTCTTCACAGATCGAGCGGCCGCAACATCTGTGAAACGAACCCGTAATGACGATGTTCGGCTCAAACGCCTGGAACAGCACGAAGTCCGAAAACCCCGTGACTACCAGCTGAAATTCCCCACCCAAGAACCAAGCTTGGGAACAGGGCTGGCTGTAACTGCGCGCCAAGCGACTGTATACGGCCGGTTGAAGCCAGTGAGTTTCGACCTAGATCAAGGTGAACACCTGCTGCTGACAGGTAAAAATGGGGCGGGGAAATCAACTTTGCTGAAATGGATTGCCGCTGGCGCTCCACCTGATCACACGAACAGCGACGGGACTATTGCTCGCACAGAGCCAATCGGCTTTGTCCCGCAACGCCTCCCTGCCGAATCCGACCCTGGGTTTGATTCAGGTTTCTGGAGCGACGGTATCGGCGCGCAAGGCAAAGGAATACTGCATCCTTCACTGTGGGCAACCCCGATTTCACAGCTGTCTGCCGGTAATCAACGTCGAGCCCAACTGGCAGTCGCACTCTCCAGCCACCCTGCTCTCCTAGTGCTCGATGAACCCACGAACTACCTTGACCTCGACACCATGCACGCCCTTGAAGAAGCACTACGCAACTGGCCGGGAACACTAATCGTAGCCAGCCACGACCGCTGGCTCATCAAGCACTGGCACGGGCGACACCTCCGGCTCGCAACTTGGAGTACACCGGATACCGCAGAAAGCCACCGGGCATGA